The Hordeum vulgare subsp. vulgare chromosome 7H, MorexV3_pseudomolecules_assembly, whole genome shotgun sequence DNA window ctctcaagaacctcctcatctttttccttttctagctctgaaaaattctgaaatttttagagactttgaaagaaaagtgaataaggattaacccaactcgtagcaactactcctactagtgcctagagaccgtatcacgcgctaaaattacttgggaccagctaaaatcaacatttcaggctcaagaacagggtcaccaaggtagcaagaatacgcgaaggataaatcactagagtagaaactaattggaccaatggaggagtcacttaccaaggagcaatttccccaaaactgttcggagaatgatgctttgagcaaggagatcgaaaatcacagccaaatgagcaagaacacggctttgagctgcgaaacaattttttctggaggtagaggaagaggatgggagctggaatgagtggaggggggccctgttggccccacaagcttgtttgccgcagccaggggggtggccgcggtgacatggcttgtggcccactggggtcgcccccaggccagctctctgtcccagtatttttcaaatattccagaaaaaatcatactagattttcaggaccatcggagaacttttatttttggggtatttttctccgggacgctaaaacagaaagcaggaaaagctaaactaaatctatcatttttcttctaagcaaaagaaaatgaaagcttaaaacagaggtatgtgactctttgattcatccgtttcatggtcatcgaaagaaatctgtcaatggggttgatcaaatccttatgacaaaactttctcgaatcgcaagagagaacggagaatttttcgaatagccactaagtcacctcaatggggatatgaatctccccaacaagcaaatcatacttcatcttgacacgaggaatagggcattcaaagctcccaataagaatcgataatgttttttcgatagcattgatgcaatgtacttgatattgtttcttcagaaagtgcactatgtgctcattaccgttgacatggaaagtgacattgcctttgttgcaatctataacagcccctgcagtgtttaaaaagggtcttccaaagatgacagccatggcatcgtcctcgggaatatccaagataacaaagtctgttaagatagtggtgttagcaaccacaacatgcacatcctcgcaaatgccgacagagaaagcagttgatttgtcggccatttgcagagagatttcagtaggtatcaacttatccagttcaagtctacgataaagagagagaggcataacactaactccggctccaaggtcacataaggcagttcttacgtagtttcctttaatggagcaaggtatagtgggcactccgggatcaccaagtttcttaggagttccacctttgaaagtgtaattggcaagcatggtggagatctcaagatctggtatcttccgtttattggtcacgacatctttcatgtactttgcatatggagacattttgagcatatcaactaaccgcatctgcagaaagatgggtcttatcatttcaataaagcgctcaaaatcctcatcatcctttttcttggatggcttaggaggaaagggcataggtctctgaacgcatggctctctttctttaccatgcttcctagcagtgaagtcattcttatcgtatcttttaggttgtgggttatcaggattaaccgtaggttcaatatccacatccttatcattgctaggttgagcatcattatgaacatcgctgtccatattgtcaccaggttcatgttcatcaccagattgtgtttctgcatcagacgcggaaatatcatttggttcttcaggtgtgacagtatttggtgaaataacatgcatgtttctatcatccttcttcttctccttaggatgattgggtgcatcagcattaattccttgagaatcttgatcaattctcttaggatgaccctcaggatacaaaggttcctgagtcattttgcctcctctagtaatgactctgacagagttgtcatttaattcattgagcaggtcattctgagctttaagcacttgttctacctgagtagtaatcatagaggcatgtttactcagaagcttcagatcattgacatttctgtctacagaagcacttaaatgactaagcatacgagtactttgttccaaatgtctgctaacataatcattgaaactctgttgtttggcaacaaagttgtcaaattcatcaaagcacaggctagcaggtttatcaaaaggaatatcactctcatcaaacctacgcagagaatttacttctactacctgtatcggattatcgagaccatggatctcttcgataggtggtagatttttgacatcttcagatctaatgcttttctcttgcatagatatcttggcttcttgcatatcttcgggactgaggaataggatacctcttttcttcggagttggcttaggaggtggttcgggaatagtccaagcattatcgttgatcaagatgttatttagtagagtctcagcttgttctacagtttgttccctaaaaacacaaccggcacaactatctaggtggtctttagaggcattggtaagtctgttatagaagatatcaagtatctcgttcttcttaatagggtgatcaggcaaaacattttgtagctggacgagcctccccaagcttgtgggagactctcttctttgagttgagcaaagttgtatatttcctgcaaggcagcttgttttttatgggcggggaaatatttctcacataagtaatagaccatatcatggggactactcacacatccaggagcaagaaaagtgaaccaggctttagcgtcatcctttagagagaaaggaaacaacttaaggatatagtagtggttgatcttctcctcactagtgaaaagggtggctatatcgtgtagtttggtaagatgggctacgaccgtctcagactcataaccgtggaaaggatcagattcgactagagagattatctcaggatcgacagagaattcataatccttatcgatgataaagataggtgaagtggcaaacttcgggtcgtatttcatcctagctttcaaagatttttccttccacttgagaagtaatttctcagcgtcataggcatccttacacgcaagaaaatcctcagctatctctccctccataacgtaaccctcaggtatatcaggcaattcatatctaggagagctagatctaacaggagcaaaagcaggttctatctcaatagtatcggcagtttcagaagcatcacgagcattggcagtaactctagcaatatgagcatcaaggaatacccctagtggcacatcaggcaaaggagcatctctagcatcatcaagcatagcatcatcaggcataacatctgtagcagtatcagacatagcatcatcacgcaaaatagcatctctagcagtatgaggcatagcatctctagcagtatcaggcatagtagcatcataagcatcatcaagcacatgcgacatatcaagatttctagcaggaggtgatgtcgcaaatttactcataactgaaggtgaatcaagtgcagagctagatggcagttccttacctcccctcgtagttgagcgcAAGACTTTGGttgttggatctttcagattcttcatagtgatcagcagatataaatcccaagtgactcagagaatatagcaaaaccctccccggcaacggcaccagaaaaatgctgctaacggcagtccccagcaacgacactagaagaatgttgttgacgagtccctggcttgatgcctttgcgacaacagagccagaactgctctcagttgctcaacaattagcagttgtcttgcaatggcccaccagcgcgtgggttcgcgacagttttcgagggtagagtattcaacccaaatttgttgattcgccaggcaggaggtgagaggatactctcgagtattagcagctgaatatatcagattcaaccacacctgaaagattagtatctgcaagcaaagtatcagcagaaaagtagtatgataacaacggtgtcagaaacgatatgttgatggcagactatttctaactgtcgtgtcaatggcgccagaagttgcccgttgacggaaatattcttccccgtcaacgtcgtgcaaacaagaattgtagcaggtagtagcagtgtaacgagtaacagcagtagcaaggaacagcagtagtgacagcagtagcaagtagcaacagtagcaagtagcaagtatcaatagcagcaacagtagtaacagcagtagcaggagagcaagtaacaacagcagtgggacaaacttgtaggcaatgggttggtgattcgtttggatgatattcatcatgcaacagttataacacggagagatatgtggctagttcccgttcgtcaatgtgatgtaggcatgcattccgtgtgtagtcatacgtgcttagggaaaagaacttgcatgacatctattgtccatccctcgcgtggcagcggggtccaaaaggatactacatggtattaagattctccttttaataaagaaccgggacaacgcattagcacttggtgaacacatgaactcctcaaactatggtcatcaccgggagtggttccggttattgtcactccgatgttgccggatcataacacatagtaggtaactacaacttgcaagatcggatctaaaacacacatatattggtgacaacataataatttcagatctgaaatcatggcactcgggccctagtgacaagcattaagcatggcaaagtagtagcaacatcaatcttagaacatagtggatactagggatcaatctccatcaaaactaactcgattacatgatagatctcatcctactcatcactgcccagcgagcctacgaatagattactcatgaacgatgaagagcttcatggaattggagagggaagaaggttgacgatgacgatggcgacgatttcccctctccggagcccaaaacagactccagatctgtcctccagatgaagaacaggatgtggcagcgcctctgtatcgcaaacgcgacgaaatcttctcttcttattttttctgggcgaaagtgaatttatagagcttagtttgggggcggcagagccacgtgggccccacaagcttggttgccgcggccagggggaggccgcggtaacagggcttgtggcccactggcccatccccttcggtggatttttgcgcaggtattttccatattttccagaaaaattctccgtaaattttcaggacgttccgagaactttcatttctgcacaaaaacaacaccatgacaattctgctgaaaacaacgtgagtccgggttagttccattcaaatcatgcaaattagagtccaaaataagggcaaaagagtttggaaaagtagatacgatggagacatatcactcaCCACCTCTTATTATTAATGAAACAACTTTAGCTCGTGAGCATGTTATGGGGAGACTAGATTCTATTGAAAAGAAGATGATTACCTTGGAACAAACTGAAAATGTGGATAAAAAGATACATGATTTTGCTAATAAATACGGTTCAAAGGTAGGTGATGTTCTTAAATTATTAAGGGAGAAGGATTTTGCTAAAGAATAGGAGAAAGCCCTTCTCGTATCGATAAGTTGGAAGAAATCTTTAGCAATCTTAGTGCAGCTTTTGCTTCCGCTAAAACTATTGAAAAAACTCCGGTAAAAGTTGGCAGGATCACTCAAGTCACTAAAAACAAGGGTGCAACCTCTAGTAATAACAAAGAAGATCTTACAATGATTAGCATTCACCCTAATTTCATTAAGTGATAAAAGAGCCTATTTACAAGAGTGATTTTTTCAATTTTATATCTAGAAATATTGTCACCCAAAATTTATATGCTAAATCTTTGAAGAATTCCAAGTGCTTGATTGAAGGATTGGAAACCaaggatgacaatacttgaaatctatgtgttatgcctagctaggggcgtaaaacgatagcgcttgttgggaggcagcccaacgaataaatttattttggtttttgttttctgtttgcacaattatgttgttcttatgattgtgtttttatgttctgtttagtgtttgtgccaagtaagacctttaggATGATTCATAAGATGAGTAGAAACAATGTTGAATCTGAAACATAAACTTTGTCTCCAGTgcatgaattttcattttttaccgATGAGTAGAAACAATGCTGAATCTGATTCATGAGACCTTTAGGATGTTTCTATTGGACTGTCCCATGGCGTGCAACACTTGGGTCGTGTCCTCCGATGTGATCCTTGATTAACTAAGCTCTCACTAACAAGATTGCCCTAAGATATGGATTTTTGCTATGCTTGCAGCATTGCCTACTGATGAGTTTGTGAAATTTTCAGTATTTCTTTGGGCCATATGGGGTGCTCGCGGTAAAGCAATTTATGAGGGCATCCATAAGAccccatatgttgttcatagcttCATCAATAGCTACTTACTGGAGTTAGAAGCAATCAACCACTTTACACCGGTTTGGAGCCACGCTGTGGTTCGGCCCTCTGGCTTGTTAGCGCCAATTGAGAATCATTCAAAACTCAATGGGGACACTGCAGTCCGACCTGGGAGGCATTTGGGTGCAATTGGAATAGTATGCAAGAGCTATTTTGGCATTTTTCTTGATGCGTGTGCTATGGTGTTCAACATTGATGATCCTTCGAGTTTGGAGGCCCTAGCTATTCGCGAGGGTTTAGCGTTGTATATCTGACAGATATACACCTCGCTTCTGATTGCAGAGGAGTTGTGGAGGAAATTAAGAAGGGGAGTGGATCCAGCTATGGAGCTATCATCCGAGAGATCAAGGAACAACTATCTACTTTTACTTCTTGTAATTTAGTTCACAAATTTAGGAGCTCAAatttggggctcacaacttagcgAAACATGCTCTAAATTTGGGTTTTGGCCGTCATGTTTGGTTAGGTCAGCCCAATGGTATTCTATTCGTACCTGTAAACATTGTAACGGTGGAATAAGGTTTTGCAAGGTTGTCTAAAAAAAGGGTAAGAGTGAGTTTATTTGGGGGAAGTACACTTTGGTTCCTGGTTGTATATGCACCTCATATGGGATTTTTTTtaataattaaataaaaaagtcaaaaaagttcaaaagttctTTTGGATTAAAGTTGACTTTGTTTTGCACTAGTATAAAAAATTTCACCAAAAAAACCAACATTGACTCCTgggcaaaaaagacaaaattatTTGTATCATATGTCATTAATCACACTATTTTgaccgaaaatttgtcttttttgaaaAGACGTCAACGTGAAATTttctttttgtggaatttttcttaCAAGTACAATGAAAGGtcaaatttattttgaaattgctattttttgtgACTTTTTGACTTTTTGTTGAATTgctatttttttttttgcatatagAGTGTATATACACCAGGAACCACACGTTCCCCTCTGCTTTTGGGGGGACTTTTTGGTCAGTTGTActtctctttctctctttcttaAGTATATTATACATGCAGTCCTCCTCCATGgttcaaaaaaaaaaaggagAGCGCAAGAAAAATAGTTTGTGGAAGTCCTTTTCCTCTGAGGTGGCAGACTTGTGAGGTGAGGCTGCATGTTAAGAAAATTAGAGCTAGAGGGGATCCACTATTTGGTATCTATGGATTGCGGTCACTCCTACACGTTGACCGATCACTTAAACTCAAACACTGTGACCCATACACGTGGTTGGTCTAGACCCTTCTGTTCCCTATTTGTCCGTCGCCATTgtgttcagagagagagagagagagagaggatgaggaggaccatccaaggagaagaaacaggaggacaTTGCAACCTCTGAACTCTCCATTCAGGTAACCGGTTAATCTTCTCTCTACAAATTTCTCATTTTTATCTGGCAacgagggttgatcaactcctggGGAGAGAGAAATGAACGCAAATGATGCAACATTACGGtgcagtcatcaacaatcacaacTTGCTTTCATCTCATGGCCTTTCTATGTCACATATTATATCATTCTCTTTTCTATATCGAATTGGAGTTCATGGCTAAATATGAGAGATGACCTAAATCACCCTCCCCCTCAAATGACCTAAATCATATCCACGGGAATTTAATTTGAAAAGGTACATTATTTTTTCCAGGGTATTATATCTTGGAAATATCATTATTTATCAATAGTGTAAACGGTTTCAGACTAAAATTAGGAAATTATCCACTGGAATGTAAAGCCTACTGAAAATCAGAAGGTTGGAGTAAAATTTTGATGGTAGTAATAATATAACTCGTTTCTGTAGAAATAAATGAtgcttttttttttcaaaaatgttgtcATTTGATATGTTTCTTAATCTTACCAGACTCATATGCGAGAGCTTGGGAGATCTTACAATGAAATGGAAAAACCTCTGTAAAGAGGCCTACACCTTGGAGACCTTGCAAACTGTTTCCCGATTCTTTCAGCGCCATCCTTCATTTTTCTGTTTATTGCTTTGCCTAGTAATATTGTACAAGTACTACTTCAGCTGGTTCTCACTGCTTGTGGCCGCATCACCAATCTTACTATTCACTGGTTTATTCCTTGGGGTCATCCTAACTTATGGTGAACCGAACAATCCGGAAAATGATTATATCTACAAAAAGATTGAGAAGGCTCCTCAAAATCAGAATATCCACAACACTGCTAAACTAGTCGGggatgtatgtattccaagaattACATCTAGTGAAAATAGAATAGCTAACCACCACAACAATGAAAATAAATATCAGAAGGGATCTCATGGCCGATGCTCTTCTTCCAAATCAGCATCAAGTGCATCAGATGGCTCAGAAACTGATACACATCCAATGCTTCATGCATTTCATCAGCTTAGGTCGGCCGCCAGTTCATCAGTGTCTTCTCAAGATGGGGATTCCATTGACAGCAGCACCGAGGATGAATCCGAGAATCAAGAGGGCAAGCATGTAAATGAATTTGAGGAGAAAGAAGGTGTTAAAGTTGTTGCATGGACTGCTGACGATCAGAAGAGCATCTTGAAAATTGGATGTTTGGAGATTGAGAGAAACCAAAGGTTGGAGACCTTGATTGGACGCAGGGCTAGAAAATACACAGATAGGAACTTGAGAGAATTTGGCAACAGTGAGCCTCTGCCAACAAAGGAGGAGCTCTCAAAATTTAATGTTCAAATCCCAACTATTTTTGCCCCGAGGAGAAATCCTTTCGATCTTCCCTACAACGAAGATAACTTCCCAGAGTCTGCTCCATCTGCACCAATTAAAATGAGAAATGCATTTGACATTACATGCGAGCAAGAGGATGAAAGTAGCTCCACTGGAGGAGCTAACTCAAGTAATGTGGAGCCTACTCTTGTCGCGTCTCAAATAAAAAAGATTACAATGCTTAGGAGGCATGAGAGCTTCACAGAAGGAGCACCATTCCTCGCTGATTTCCGGCAAGATTTACAACCTTCTCGGTTCAAACCATACTTTGTTACAGAAAACATGTCCGATGAGGGAACTACGGTTCCAAGTCTTGAAGGAGAAGCTAGTGAAAAGAGCTCGGTTCAAGAGTTAGACAATTTTTCAGTTAACGATCAAGAAATCCAAAATGTTCTATTGGCTCTTGATACCGAGACACCCGTACTAATTAGTGATTCATCGGATGATGACATGTCTATACCATGTCGACATATAAATGATTGGGTGGACGCTCAAGACAATGAATATTTAAATTTATCTGACACTACTCCATTGGAAGGTCTTAGTGTAATGCAATACCCACAAGAAATGGAGATGACAAGCAATGATTTACATCACATGTCTCCGCATTCAGATGATCTTGACTTGATGTCATCATCAACTGAAGCTACAGATCCTTTTGAACGTAATAACAATGAACTAGCAGGTGATGTCTACAATATCACTTAGCTGTGTCAGCATTTATGTTACAAACCCTTGATTTTGTACCTAATGCTTTCCTTATTTCTAGGCAAGGAAGTTGAGACCCTTGATGACACCCAGATGGGTGATCCAGTTTACGATTCAAGTCCATCTGGAAGCGACAAGCCTACATCTATGAGTTCTCCAATTGACGCAGTTTTGCTGCATGGAGGTAATCAAGGATTTGAAGGACTTCATTTAACTGTAAATGTACCATTTTGTTATTATTATTTACTAAGATCATATTTTGATACAGGCTATCCTCATACTTCTGCTACGAGCAAGGAAGAAAAGAGTTCACCATCAATGATTGAGGTTCCTTCTAGTGAAATAGCTTCGCCTAGTTTGGCTTCAATGGAGGAAATCAGACAAAACGAAACTTCAGAGATAAGGGACTCATGATATTGTTTACCATGATGGAGCATGTGCACATTCTTTCAGCCATACCAACTAGGCAACATCAGATATTAGTTTTTGTCGAATTATTAGCTCCTAACCTAGTGGTAAATCTTATGACTATAGCTTATATTTCTATCACTTAAGTTATAAgttatgaatctatcctttttttttGCTTAGTAGTAATGTTAACCCTTGGGATCTTTGAATGCTGCAAATATCTGAGACACATAATGGCATAGATAAATTTTGAATCGAGCAATACTCCACGAGCTATGTCGCTAATTTTCCAGTTCTGGTTAGTTTCACTTTTATAAGATCCAGCTTGGTTTGGTTAACACGGGACGCATCATCATTTGCCGGTTGGGATCCGAGGAGGAGGCGTCCGTGCTAGCAATGTGACAATGTCCAACCGAGAAGAAACATCAGCTTAGGATGAGGGGcttaacaccaacaccaccaatgGGTTCAACGCGCCTATTAGAGAAGGTTCACCAAAGCCATCACCTGGAAACAAATGATCATGCGACCATTGTATTTTCGTGAAAGGCTTGGCATGCTGATGTAATTTGTCCAACCACCGTGTTTGAGTTTTATTATTGTCTCGCTGTGCTAGGATCGCAATTATGATTTTATCAATATAGCAATGGTGAATTTTGTGTTCCATGGGAATGCAGGAGCATCCAATTAGTGAAAAATAAAAAGCTGCGGAAATTCTCATGCATATAGAAGTTAAGTTGGCTTGCTTTCAAAACTGAAAAGTAAAAACGGTTGGTGCAGCTCCCTAACACAAATTAATATAGCGATCACAAAAAGGTCATTAGTCTAAAAGT harbors:
- the LOC123413659 gene encoding uncharacterized protein LOC123413659, coding for MKWKNLCKEAYTLETLQTVSRFFQRHPSFFCLLLCLVILYKYYFSWFSLLVAASPILLFTGLFLGVILTYGEPNNPENDYIYKKIEKAPQNQNIHNTAKLVGDVCIPRITSSENRIANHHNNENKYQKGSHGRCSSSKSASSASDGSETDTHPMLHAFHQLRSAASSSVSSQDGDSIDSSTEDESENQEGKHVNEFEEKEGVKVVAWTADDQKSILKIGCLEIERNQRLETLIGRRARKYTDRNLREFGNSEPLPTKEELSKFNVQIPTIFAPRRNPFDLPYNEDNFPESAPSAPIKMRNAFDITCEQEDESSSTGGANSSNVEPTLVASQIKKITMLRRHESFTEGAPFLADFRQDLQPSRFKPYFVTENMSDEGTTVPSLEGEASEKSSVQELDNFSVNDQEIQNVLLALDTETPVLISDSSDDDMSIPCRHINDWVDAQDNEYLNLSDTTPLEGLSVMQYPQEMEMTSNDLHHMSPHSDDLDLMSSSTEATDPFERNNNELAVETLDDTQMGDPVYDSSPSGSDKPTSMSSPIDAVLLHGGYPHTSATSKEEKSSPSMIEVPSSEIASPSLASMEEIRQNETSEIRDS